tgtagtctgaccagagccttataaagcctcagaagtacatacctgcttttatattctagttctCTCAAGacgaatgacaacattgtatttgcgtTCCTAAACACCGACTGAACCTGTAAGGTTACCTTAAGAGAAATCTGGACTAGGAATCCCAAATCTCTTTCCACTTCTGATTTTTGTATTTCCTCCCAATTTAGAAAATACCCCATGCCTCTATTTGTTCTATCATGTCTGTATAGACTTCTgctgggtgctccgctttcctcagTAGTCGAAAGAGgagtaggttagatggattggccatgctaaattgtccatagtgtccaggaacatgcaggctcggtggatttgccatgctacaTGTGGGCTTATGGGGATAGAGTACAGagctgagtctgggtgggatgctcttctgagggttggtgttGTTTCACTGAGCCCAATTGGCtctttccccatggtagggattctatgaaatctcCAAAGGCAATAAACCAACACACTGGTTGGAGAGTTTCTGAAAGCTCATGCTCACCCTCTTAAGATCAATTAGAGAATGACAATAAATGCTTACCTAACCAGTAACACCCACAAACtgaaacagattttttaaaatgctgaATATGGTGAAATGCCCAGTATTTGCACAGTGATTGGCTGAATGATCATTCTCATAGCCACTGTGAAACATATATTAAGGAGCAGCTGAGTCTCAGTTTTTACCTCAAACAGAGTCATAACATCGCAGCGATACCTCCAAGAGCCAGGTAAGATTCAAATAACTAATTCTTCACTTCTTTTGTAATTTGTATAAACTCTAAGTGAGTGTGAGATGAAGCATATCTCCATTATCAGAGTTTGGCTTGCAATAAGATGTGAGATTGTGATTTCCTAATCAGACTTCTGTCAAATACAATCATGCTACTTGATGTGGCTTTGAGGAATGGCACTCTCCGTTAGTGCAGGGTCATGGGTAGAACTATTCTCAAACTTTTTCAGTTGCAAGGATGGCTAATATTTCTGGTACAAATTTCTGGTACAGGGACATACTTGGGGTTCTAATCATCTAAGCTTATCTGGGAATCTCCTGAAATTTCCCACAAGGTCTTCTCGATTTCCACTACAAATTCCCTTTCCCTTTTATTTTGGAGAATCTTTACGATCTGTTCCACTTGCACCTCCTCCATTTCTCCTACTGGGAACAGCTCAGGTTCAGCCTGGTCTGTGCGTTTAGAAAGTTATCCACCCAACTGGACTGCCAGTTCAAACTGAATGTGTTCCTCATATCTTTGTCTCGGACACTCCACACTCCCTCCAAAGGCAGCTGAAACATCCAAACAAAATGCAAACCTTTTTTTCAAATCCAAGTAAAATTGGAAACAAACTTCACAATGATTATTGACTTTTCTAATGCCCAGTTTAGTTAACAGTAATAAACAGAAAAGGTGAAAGAAAAGGAAACAAAtacatttttatttgttcatgaatGATTGCAGCGGGCTCTTCATTTCAAATCTTAAATTTCTGAAGATTCCAGAACAGTGCAGAGTTCACAACCCCGATCATCAGGGAATAATTTAATTATttgaggcggcacggtggctcagtggttagcactgctgcctcacagcgccagggacccggttcgattccagcctcgggcgtctgtctgtgtggagtttgcacattctccccgtgtctgtgtgggttccctctgggtgctccagtttcctcccacagtccaaagatgtgcaggttaggtgaattggtcatgctaaattgcccatagagtttgATGCATTAATTAggggggatgggttactcttcggaaagtcggtgtggactagttgggccgaagagcctgtttccacgctgtagggaatttaatctaatttaGTCTATGTGGATGCCAGGACATTGAGTGAATATAAGGAGAAGACAGACATATTTTtcattagtaatgggttgaagggttatggggaacagGCAGGAAAGGGTAAATGAAGCCAAAGTGAGATCAATCTTGATTGTATAGAATGTCAAAGgaggcttgaggagctgaattgcCTATTGCCAGTTCTTACAACTTTTAAAGCTGCTTTTGTTCTTGAAAATAACTTTACATTCTCATTTACAGAATGGGAAACGCCTCAACAAACTTTTCAAACACTGGAAATATAACTGTCAGAGCAAGCCCAAATGCAGGTCTTCGTCAGGCAAGCCCAGTGTAAGTGTGTTCTACATATTTGCCTCCAACGTAGTATCATTCTTTACGGTTAACCAAGTGACAAGGTTTCAGTCAAGTTTCTTCAGCTGTTGTATTTTCACTGTCCCCTTGTCCAAGTTTAATCCTTCAAATGATTGATTATCTGAACAGCAAAAAAAGTTTGCTTATTGACTATTCTTAAGTCAAATTTATTGTTTGTGGGTTTGCACAAAGATTAGGTGTGGGCTCCCTTTATCCTATTGTTTCCTTCCAGTCTACAATTCCAAGATGTGATATTCAACAGTAAATGGAATTTCTACGTTGAGGAAAAATTACTTGCTATCTGTTAATGGTGCAACAATGTGTTTTACATCAATGCCAATGATAAGAATtggcctgatgaaggagcggcgctccaaaagctagtgcttccaattaaacctattggactataacctggtgctgtgtgatttttaactttgtatcccCTGCAAAGCTCATGAACAGGAATGTGTTTATATTggaataaagagaaaaaaagagaattggAACTCTGCAACTAAAGGAAATTGGTCAACATGGAGGCCAAAGAAGCTGCATATATGTAAAAGACCTAATCAGGGACTAGCTAATTGGGACTTTTGAGATAGGCCTGAGATTCAATTTGTCCTCTGCGGTTAAAAAGGTATGTCAAAGCAGTTCAGCTTGAAATCATCACAACAGCTCACAAGAACATCAATGAAGTAGAAAAAAAGACAATATTTAAAATGAGTGACAGGGAAGTGCTGATTAGTTGGCTGAGTCCATTTACCAGTAGTGATTATTGGTTAATCACCAGGACAAAGTATCCAGGCTGATTTCATcctgtgctgaaaaatgtgttgctggaaaagcgcagcaggtcaggcagcatccaagaagcaggagaattgacgtttcgggcataaacccttcttcaggcctgaaacgttgattctcctgctccttggatgctgcctgacctgctgcgcctttccagcaacacatttttcagctctgatttccagcatctacagtcctcactttctgctagtTGATTTCATCCTGTTCCAGGACAAGGACAGTTGTTGCACCCTTGTCTGTCCTAATTGAGGTCAGCTCTCTCAATACCAATGTGTATCATACCATGGCTCACTTTTACACTGGTCAGTGCTTTCATACACGTATCCATCAGGTAGGGTCGAACATAATGTTGAACATATTCCTGGAGATTTCATCACACGACTGCAGCCTTCATATGCCTATCCGCACTGTTCTAAAGCTGGTGCCTGTGCTGGTCAAAGTTCACATCACACAAAGAGTTCGCAACTCCACAGTCAGCAAGCCTTCCTTCCCAATTTGATTTGATGTTTTTCTTTGAGAGTTAACTTGTGTTCTCTTTTACAGCCAACAAGCAGCTGACAAGACTGCCTGCATTTAtatcaaaaatgatacaaacaacATCGAGCTGACTGACCCAGAGTATGTACGCTTTCTACCTTGCTGCATTCTTGTTGTAAAAAGCATAAATAAAGAAGAAATAATCAGATCAATTTGGTACAAAGTCCTTCAGATCTGCAAGGTCTTAACTTTGATTCCCTGCATGGAGACATTTCATTAACTTCAGCCAgagcagtggtctgtgtgtgcgcCAAGGGATTTCAGTGTTGCTCATTGAAGGAGGAGCTGATCTGTTGTTAAGTCTGgaaagctagtgcatccaaataaacttgtttgaCTATAGCCTAGTGCTGTGCGAAAATCAAACACGATTAACATTGGACATGACAAAGCAATATCATATGAGCTCAAACACTCCTTGGCATTTGAGTAATTTTAGCCCCAGATATCCATGGGAGTACTTTTAGATGGAAAGTGTCCAGACTTTTGCTAAAGCAGAATGTTTGCCATGAATATCAACCTGACTAATATCAATTCTTGGGATTGGAGATATATGACTGAATTTGTTTGGTGCTCCCGAAATTAAGATTAGGGGTCACATGCAACATTGGTGGGATACAGCTTTTGTTTCATCGCTCATTTTCTGTACCAGAATCAATATCCTTTAGATGAATTGTAGTGCGAAGTGTTAACCTTTTACAATTTGCAAGTTGACTATGATGGCCTATTCTTCAGGCATCTCAACTACCCAGAACAGATGAGGACAAGAGCAGGATTGACTTCATTACCACAATCCATGCACCCAACTCAACATGAATCTTGTCTCATGTTCCTCACTGTCCTGCTACAAGAACAGCAACATTACTCAATGGAATTCCTCTGAATTCTCTAATTGAAACAATATAAGCTAATCAATTAATGTCTTTTCTTGTTTGCAGACATTTCATTGTGAAAGGTAAATtattgtcaacactggagaatgTTGAAAAAGGCAAAGAAAAGACAATTTccttcatggaaggatcagaagaaGGTTGTGCTGGGATCCTTGGGTACCAATGTGGTGACAACCAACTGCTGGTACTCTTCTACAAACCATCCACCTACAGTGATACAGATCCTCCAGTGTGTGTTTTGAGTATTCAAGATAAGAAAGTAACACTGAATGAGAATCTGTACAAAACTATGCTTCAGGAAGAGCCATCCTCAAGCACGACGTCCAAGAAATCAATCAGAGAAATAGAGTATCTGCAGATCCTGAAGGTTAAAAATCTCCAAATCACTTGTATGTTGGAGGGTACTGATGCTATAAGTGTAACCATCAAAAATGAGAAAAGCCACAAATAACCAACATTGTTACTTTCTGTGTTGAGTCACTTAAAACATTCAACAGTCAGTGCATTGCCTCATTAATTCAGACTCTCAATAAAAAAATTATCAGTTAAACATGTGTGCATGTTCATGTGTTGTCTGTAAGTTTCAGTGTTACCTTAAGCTATTCTCATGCAAAACTCTCTCCTGTTTTAATTTGATCAAGTCCAAAATTTCAATATACTTTCCGATACACAAATATTTGCTCTGCTGTCCTTTTCAAAGACTGAAATACATCAGAACTTGAAGGACAATTGTGTAATATTTCTATGGAAAGACCAGCTGCAGGGTTAAAGGAACAATCTTTGACATCCATGGGACAGCTCACCTGAAAGACAGAATCTCCACTCTATTGTAGTGTCAACCTCGGTTTTGTAGTCAATTCTGAATGGATCTAGAACCTACAATATTCCGGCACGCAGGCAAGCACACTACAGCAACATTTGACACCCAATGATATCCAGGAACAAAAATAAATGTGCCAAATTGGCATAAATTAGCATCATAAGGATAGAAATTGATAATATAATTCAGCTGTTAAGTTTTTCTCAAGGTGTAATTGGCTCAGAAGAGAAAGACAAAAGTATTGAAAATAATATAACTGTTTTTCAGgtttttgtgaagatttgtagctcagatcaTGGATATGGTTGTTGGTTTGATCACCGAGGCTGGCAAGTTGTCATACCCAACTTTGGTCACCGTGCTCGGTAATATCATCTGTGCGACCTCTGTGAAGCGATGTTGTAATATCCCGCTTGATATTTGTATGATCTGGTCTGTGAAGGAGGATGATGTCATTTCTGATTTTGCGCTACCCTATATTAACAACATATCAGAAAAGACAAGCAGACTCCTACGACCACTAGGAATCACGATAGCACACCAACCCAGAGACACAGTATGCCAACTACTCACAAGGTCAAAAGACCCCAAAGCTCCAACATGCAGGACCAACATAAATACAAAATCCCAAGTAACCATAATCACTGCATCAGACTGACTGGAAGAAAAATAGCAATGCAGATACACAAATACCAACTAGCAGCAAAACAGCACGACCTACTCCCTTATCTCAATACACACAGTCAAGGAGGGTCATCAACTTGACTAGGACAACGTAACCACCCTAGGACAAGCTCACcagagacatgcacaggaattcctcGAGGACTGGTTTTCAAAGCGAAATGCCATCAACAAGCATGTAGAAATAGACCCAAATACAAACCACAGCAGACAAAACTAGAAATGACACCACCCACCTTAACAGATCACCTCATGCAAGTATCAAGCAGAGCAGAACAATAATACTTCATGGAAGtcacactgatgatgttacccagcatggtgacaaaatgtttgCATCACAACCCaccaactcagtgagcaaaccacAACCGCATGGTATAATTGGTTTTTAAAAGGCTCTCAATAAGGTTTCTCGCAAGGAGTTTATACATTAGATTGATTCGAAGAGATATGAGGATTGATTAATACACAGCAAGTAGAATCAGAATGGATGGAGATTAGGACTGTTTTGGGTCAGAAAGCACTGGAGGAAGTAATTTATACATCCCCACATAGTAAACAAGAA
This portion of the Chiloscyllium punctatum isolate Juve2018m chromosome 45, sChiPun1.3, whole genome shotgun sequence genome encodes:
- the LOC140467063 gene encoding uncharacterized protein, giving the protein MTLQFVFDYNSAAAAKSPQVQSVSYVLYDLSSSYLHSDWLNDHSHSHCETYIKEQLSLSFYLKQSHNIAAIPPRARMGNASTNFSNTGNITVRASPNAGLRQASPVQQAADKTACIYIKNDTNNIELTDPEHFIVKGKLLSTLENVEKGKEKTISFMEGSEEGCAGILGYQCGDNQLLVLFYKPSTYSDTDPPVCVLSIQDKKVTLNENLYKTMLQEEPSSSTTSKKSIREIEYLQILKVKNLQITCMLEGTDAISVTIKNEKSHK